A part of Tachyglossus aculeatus isolate mTacAcu1 chromosome X3, mTacAcu1.pri, whole genome shotgun sequence genomic DNA contains:
- the ATP5ME gene encoding ATP synthase subunit e, mitochondrial, with protein sequence MVPPVQVSPLIKFGRYSALLVGVVYGAKRYDYLKPRAEEERRVAAEEKKRQEELKRIERELAEANDDSILK encoded by the exons ATGGTTCCTCCGGTGCAAGTGTCTCCCCTCATCAAG TTCGGCCGCTACTCGGCGCTGCTGGTAGGGGTAGTCTATGGAGCCAAGCGGTATG ATTACCTGAAGCCCCGAgctgaagaggaaagaagagtagCTGCTGAGGAGAAAAAGCGCCAGGAAGAATTGAAACGTATTGAGAGAGAATTGGCAGAAG CCAATGATGACAGCATACTGAAATGA